From the Thermoanaerobaculia bacterium genome, the window GGGAACTCGTGGCGGAGCTTCTTCTGAAGCGCTTTCCGCGCGTTGAACAGGTGGTTCCGGACGGTGGACTCGCCGCAGCCGAGGATTTTCGCGACGTCCTTCGAGTCGAGCCCGTCGATCTCGCGCAGCACGAAGGCCGCCTTCTGCTTCTCGGAGAGATCCGCCGAGACGCGCTCGAACAGCTCGGCGACCTGCGAGGACTCGAGCGCGAACGTCGCCTCCTCCTCGAGGGCCGCTTCGCGGCCGCGGACGAGGTGCAGGGTGGCGCCGTGCGCCTTCGCGCGGCTGCGGTTCGCCCTCAGGAAATCGATCGAGAGGTTCGTCGCGATCCGGTAGAGCCAGGTATTGAACGAGTACTTCTCATCGTAGCGGGCGAGCGAGTCCCACACCCGGAGGAAGACGAGCTGGGCGACGTCGCGCGCCTCGTCGGCATCGCCGATGATCCGGCGCGCCACCGAGACGACCGCGGGGGTCTTCCGCAAGACCAGCGTTTCGAAGGCGATGGCGTCGCCGCCGCGGGCCCGGATCGCGAGCTCGCGATCGTCGACCTCCGCGCTCTTCTGCTGCGCGCGCTCCCGGCTGTAAACGAGTTCCATTCGTTCCATCTACGGAGCCGAACGCCTCCGCGTTGGGGAAAAGATTTCCTTCATAACCCTTTGAATGATCTCATTTTCACCGCTTCCGGCCAAGCCGCCGGGCGGCGGGAGCCTGCATATAATCCCGGCAATGGTGCTCTACCGGTTCCTGTTCGGGCTCGGGCTCGCGGCCTACGCGCCGTATGCCTTCATCCGCCAGGCGGCCGGCGGCCGGAGAATCGGCGACTGGCGGGGGCGGTTCGGGCTTTCCTCGCTTCCGACTTTCCGGCGAAGTATCTGGATCCACGGAGTTTCCGTCGGCGAAGTGAACGCCGCCCGGACGATCCTCGGGGCGCTCCGGGAGGAGACCGACGCCCCCCTCGTCCTCTCCTCCTCGACGGCGGCCGGTCTGGCGATGGCCGCGGAAGTCTCCGCGGCCGACGGCGCGATCCCGTTTCCGCTCGATCTCGCCCGGCCGGTCGAGCGCGCGCTCGCGGCCGTGGACCCGACGCTCGTGCTCCTGACCGAGACGGAGATCTGGCCCCTGTTCCTCGATCGGTGCGAGCGCCGCGGCGTCCCCGTCGCCATCGTCAACGGTCGCATCTCCGCCTCCTCGTTCTCGCGGTATCGGCGCGCCGGCCGGTGGCTCGCGCCGTCGCTCGCGCGCGTCGCGCTCTTTGCGATGCAGACCGAGGAGGACGCGGCGCGGGTCCTCGCGCTCGGCGTTCCCGAAGGTAAGGTCCGCGTGACCGGCAACGTGAAATTCGACGTTCCCGCGGCGGACCGCCCGGCCGTCGCGGAGCGCCTGCGGAGGCT encodes:
- a CDS encoding sigma-70 family RNA polymerase sigma factor, whose translation is MELVYSRERAQQKSAEVDDRELAIRARGGDAIAFETLVLRKTPAVVSVARRIIGDADEARDVAQLVFLRVWDSLARYDEKYSFNTWLYRIATNLSIDFLRANRSRAKAHGATLHLVRGREAALEEEATFALESSQVAELFERVSADLSEKQKAAFVLREIDGLDSKDVAKILGCGESTVRNHLFNARKALQKKLRHEFPSLFRRWSRT
- a CDS encoding glycosyltransferase N-terminal domain-containing protein — encoded protein: MVLYRFLFGLGLAAYAPYAFIRQAAGGRRIGDWRGRFGLSSLPTFRRSIWIHGVSVGEVNAARTILGALREETDAPLVLSSSTAAGLAMAAEVSAADGAIPFPLDLARPVERALAAVDPTLVLLTETEIWPLFLDRCERRGVPVAIVNGRISASSFSRYRRAGRWLAPSLARVALFAMQTEEDAARVLALGVPEGKVRVTGNVKFDVPAADRPAVAERLRRLAGGRAVVIAASTHESEEAAALAAWSVLDPKPLLVIAPRRPERFDDVFRLLIEAGVRAARFSEPPNTDVFPPPDAVLLDTVGDLASAFGAADAAFIGGTLAEIGGHNPIEAWAKGVPTVIGPHVANIRAIAAAGSAAGAAIPAGSAAELAGAWQELLSDGTGRRTRAAAAARLVESHRGAARKTALAVLALRKGA